The Pygocentrus nattereri isolate fPygNat1 chromosome 17, fPygNat1.pri, whole genome shotgun sequence genome window below encodes:
- the LOC108441356 gene encoding olfactory receptor 52K2-like, which produces MDSNVSIYTTSLTMESLELPPSNIFPAFIFGTLTYCAILVFNMTVWLTIAVNWKLHKPMYVLLSNLPLNDMMGATAFFPQLIASILSQNRSITYSACFVQALLIHLYGSGSFLILSAMAYDRYIAICCPLKYNTFMSPNNLVKIIVIIWTLDFTLVGLVFALISHKEICSTKIVDIFCNNPSLMKLVCGDTKVNNYYGLFTIVFVQGLSLLIVVFTYIQILITVVVKRQSDAKSKAIQTCGTHLIVFLFLEFNTLFTLIAHRIETASPNMRRALGVSVLIFPPIINPLIYGLKIKEIRQSVIFFFCKKSFPIV; this is translated from the coding sequence ATGGATTCTAATGTATCAATATATACAACTTCTTTGACAATGGAATCACTGGAATTACCTCCATCTAATATTTTTCCAGCATTCATATTTGGAACTCTCACATATTGCGCCATTTTAGTTTTCAATATGACTGTATGGCTCACAATTGCTGTGAATTGGAAACTTCATAAGCCTATGTATGTTCTCTTGTCTAACTTGCCACTTAATGATATGATGGGTGCCACAGCCTTTTTCCCTCAGTTAATAGCTAGTATACTGTCACAGAATAGATCCATCACTTACTCTGCTTGTTTTGTGCAAGCCTTACTGATACATCTGTACGGATCTGGCTCATTCCTCATTCTAAGTGCTATGGCTTATGACAGATACATTGCCATTTGCTGTCCATTGAAATATAACACTTTTATGTCTCCAAACAACTTGGTGAAAATAATTGTTATCATATGGACTTTAGATTTTACTCTGGTTGGTTTAGTATTTGCACTGATCTCCCACAAAGAGATTTGTAGCACAAAAATAGTGGACATTTTCTGCAATAATCCATCTTTGATGAAGCTGGTATGTGGAGATACAAAGGTAAATAACTACTATGGACTGTTTACAATAGTTTTTGTCCAAGGTCTGTCTCTGCTGATAGTGGTATTCACATACATCCAAATCTTAATCACAGTTGTGGTAAAAAGACAATCTGATGCCAAAAGTAAAGCGATTCAGACCTGTGGTACACACTtaattgttttcttgtttttggagTTCAACACACTTTTTACTTTGATAGCTCATAGAATTGAAACAGCATCCCCAAATATGCGAAGGGCCTTAGGTGTTTCTGTGTTGATATTTCCTCCTATAATTAACCCTCTAATATATGGCCTGAAAATAAAGGAAATTCGACAGagtgttattttctttttctgtaagAAATCTTTCCCAATtgtataa